In Burkholderia savannae, one genomic interval encodes:
- a CDS encoding gamma-glutamylcyclotransferase, giving the protein MSRPAPAPSRCPYPPSLGEARYLSDDELAASLGATLAGWDRTSDLWLFGYGSLIWNPGMPAVESVRAKVHGYHRGLYLWSRVNRGTPEQPGLVLALDRGGSCTGLAFRLAGRTAIPHLEALWRREMAMGSYRPAWLPCALAGRERVSALAFVMRRDVPTYTGKLHDDVVRIVFGCASGRYGTTLDYVSRTVDALRDSGMPDQALEALLARCR; this is encoded by the coding sequence GTGAGCCGCCCCGCCCCCGCACCCAGCCGCTGCCCATACCCTCCGTCGCTCGGCGAAGCGCGCTACCTGAGCGACGACGAACTCGCGGCGTCGCTCGGCGCGACGCTGGCCGGCTGGGATCGCACGAGCGATCTGTGGCTGTTCGGCTATGGCTCGCTGATCTGGAACCCGGGGATGCCCGCCGTCGAGTCGGTGCGCGCGAAGGTCCACGGCTACCACCGCGGGCTCTATTTGTGGTCGCGCGTGAACCGCGGCACGCCCGAGCAGCCTGGGCTCGTGCTCGCGCTCGACCGCGGCGGCTCGTGCACGGGGCTTGCGTTCCGGCTCGCCGGCCGCACCGCGATACCGCACCTCGAGGCGCTGTGGCGGCGCGAGATGGCGATGGGCTCGTACCGCCCCGCGTGGCTGCCGTGCGCGCTCGCGGGCCGTGAGCGGGTCAGCGCGCTCGCGTTCGTCATGCGGCGCGACGTCCCGACCTATACCGGCAAGCTGCACGACGACGTCGTGAGAATCGTGTTCGGCTGCGCGAGCGGCCGCTACGGCACCACGCTCGACTACGTGAGCCGCACCGTCGACGCGCTGCGCGACAGCGGAATGCCCGATCAGGCGCTCGAGGCGCTGCTCGCGCGCTGCAGATAG
- a CDS encoding HlyC/CorC family transporter, protein MNDSYPSRKSSDKPHEKRSLLERLTDFISPEPDSRAELLEILQDAHERNLIDADSLSMIEGVFQVSDLCARDIMVPRAQMDALNIADKPEDFIPFVLEKAHSRYPVYEDNRDNVIGVLLAKDLLRFYAEEEFDVRGMLRPAVFIPESKRLNVLLHDFRVNRNHLAIVVDEYGGVAGLITIEDVLEQIVGDIEDEYDFDEEAGNIIAAPDGRYRVRALTEIEQFNETFGTDFSDDEVDTIGGLITHHFGRVPHRGEKVRLGDLLFEIQRGDARQIHVLLVRRAPLAGRRSSSAGED, encoded by the coding sequence ATGAACGATTCGTATCCCAGTCGAAAATCCTCCGACAAACCGCATGAAAAGCGCTCGCTGCTCGAGCGTCTGACCGACTTCATCTCGCCCGAGCCCGATTCGCGGGCCGAGCTCCTCGAAATCCTGCAGGATGCGCACGAGCGCAACCTGATCGACGCCGACTCGCTGTCGATGATCGAGGGCGTGTTCCAGGTGTCCGATCTGTGCGCGCGCGACATCATGGTGCCCCGCGCGCAGATGGACGCGCTCAACATCGCCGACAAGCCCGAGGACTTCATCCCGTTCGTGCTCGAAAAAGCACACTCCCGCTACCCGGTGTACGAAGACAACCGCGACAACGTGATCGGCGTCCTGCTCGCCAAGGATCTGCTGCGCTTCTACGCGGAAGAGGAATTCGACGTGCGCGGGATGCTGCGCCCCGCCGTCTTCATCCCCGAATCGAAGCGGCTGAACGTGCTGCTGCACGACTTCCGCGTGAACCGCAACCACCTCGCGATCGTCGTCGACGAATACGGCGGCGTCGCGGGCCTCATCACGATCGAGGACGTGCTCGAGCAGATCGTCGGCGACATCGAGGACGAATACGACTTCGACGAGGAAGCCGGCAACATCATCGCCGCGCCGGACGGCCGCTATCGCGTGCGCGCGCTGACCGAGATCGAGCAGTTCAACGAAACGTTCGGCACCGATTTCTCCGACGACGAAGTCGACACGATCGGCGGCCTCATCACGCACCATTTCGGCCGCGTCCCGCATCGCGGCGAGAAGGTGCGCCTCGGCGACCTGCTGTTCGAGATCCAGCGCGGCGACGCCCGCCAGATCCACGTGCTGCTCGTGCGCCGCGCGCCGCTCGCGGGCCGGCGCAGCAGCTCGGCCGGCGAAGACTGA
- the lnt gene encoding apolipoprotein N-acyltransferase, with protein MAEPISTRSQSSVSSTAAGRALPVWHYPAALLAGAANTLTFAPTPHGGWLQFVVFAWLFAQLTRTTSWKHAAATGGAFGFGNFITGIWWLYISMHVYGEMAAPLAGGALVLFCLYLSIYPAFSAGLWSFCAGHAQNGQAAEPRPFSPTWHGAFAFASAWAAGEWLRGTVLTGFPWLASGYAQVDGPLAGYASIVGVYGIGWMLALVAALAVQAIVRAREDGNGTGNGRGNGRTDATATSATAAPRASRAPRVAAPALAAVALVAIGPLLALVPWTVPANAPLAVRLLQGNVKQDIKFEEAGIKAAIEMYQKMITEKPADLVVTPETAIAVLIQELPEPFARAVRAFSDTTDTAVLFGAVGGTVTADGRIVDYTNSLYGVTPHSRDIYRYDKHHLVPFGEFIPWGFRWFVDLMKMPLGDFARGAPVQQPFIVRNQPVMADICYEDIFGEEIAATIRDNPVSPGVLVNVTNLAWFGDTIALDQHLQIARMRSLETGRPMLRATNTGMTAAIDAQGRVLGQLKPYTIGSLDVRIEGTAGRTPYVTSGNATVLALSLLFLAFGFAFGPGLRRRG; from the coding sequence ATGGCCGAACCGATCTCGACCCGCTCGCAATCGAGCGTCTCCTCTACGGCCGCCGGCCGTGCGCTGCCCGTCTGGCACTATCCGGCCGCGCTCCTCGCGGGCGCGGCCAACACGCTGACGTTCGCGCCGACGCCTCACGGCGGCTGGCTGCAGTTCGTCGTATTCGCATGGCTCTTCGCGCAACTCACGCGCACGACGAGCTGGAAGCACGCGGCGGCCACGGGCGGCGCGTTCGGCTTCGGCAACTTCATCACCGGCATCTGGTGGCTCTACATCAGCATGCACGTGTACGGCGAGATGGCCGCGCCGCTCGCGGGCGGCGCGCTCGTGCTGTTCTGCCTGTATCTGTCGATCTATCCGGCGTTCTCGGCGGGGCTCTGGTCGTTCTGCGCGGGACACGCGCAAAACGGCCAGGCCGCCGAGCCGCGCCCGTTCTCGCCGACCTGGCACGGCGCGTTCGCGTTCGCGAGCGCATGGGCCGCCGGCGAATGGCTGCGCGGCACCGTGCTCACCGGCTTTCCGTGGCTCGCGAGCGGCTATGCGCAGGTCGACGGGCCGCTCGCCGGCTACGCGTCGATCGTCGGCGTCTACGGGATCGGCTGGATGCTCGCGCTCGTCGCGGCGCTCGCCGTGCAGGCGATCGTGCGCGCGCGCGAAGATGGCAATGGAACCGGAAACGGCCGCGGCAACGGCCGAACCGATGCGACGGCGACGAGCGCGACGGCCGCCCCGCGTGCCTCCCGCGCGCCGCGCGTCGCGGCGCCGGCGCTCGCGGCCGTCGCGCTCGTCGCGATCGGCCCACTGCTCGCGCTCGTGCCGTGGACCGTGCCCGCGAACGCGCCGCTCGCGGTGCGCCTGCTGCAAGGCAACGTGAAGCAGGACATCAAGTTCGAGGAAGCGGGCATCAAGGCGGCGATCGAGATGTATCAGAAGATGATCACCGAGAAGCCGGCCGATCTCGTCGTCACGCCCGAGACGGCGATCGCGGTGCTGATCCAGGAACTGCCCGAGCCGTTCGCGCGCGCGGTGCGCGCGTTCAGCGACACGACCGACACGGCCGTGCTGTTCGGCGCGGTCGGCGGCACGGTGACGGCCGACGGCCGGATCGTCGACTACACGAACAGCCTGTACGGCGTGACGCCGCATTCGCGCGACATCTACCGCTACGACAAGCACCATCTGGTGCCGTTCGGCGAATTCATCCCGTGGGGCTTTCGCTGGTTCGTCGACCTGATGAAGATGCCGCTCGGCGATTTCGCGCGCGGCGCGCCGGTCCAGCAGCCGTTCATCGTGCGCAACCAGCCGGTGATGGCGGACATCTGCTACGAGGATATCTTCGGCGAGGAGATCGCGGCGACGATCCGCGACAATCCGGTGTCGCCGGGCGTGCTCGTCAACGTGACGAACCTCGCGTGGTTCGGCGACACGATCGCGCTCGACCAGCACCTGCAGATCGCGCGGATGCGCTCGCTGGAGACCGGCCGGCCGATGCTGCGCGCGACGAACACCGGGATGACGGCCGCGATCGACGCGCAAGGGCGCGTGCTCGGCCAGCTGAAGCCCTACACGATCGGCTCGCTCGACGTGCGGATCGAAGGCACGGCCGGACGCACGCCGTACGTGACGAGCGGCAACGCGACGGTGCTCGCGCTGTCGCTGCTGTTCCTCGCGTTCGGTTTCGCGTTCGGGCCGGGGCTGCGCCGGCGCGGCTGA
- a CDS encoding tetratricopeptide repeat protein: protein MSLASPGPNVPLLPPFVAMLRRALDARGDARAIWLEAAGLLHPVDDGAIHRLTMALVGDGRADDAVELARLCDALAPTSPAAAFNHGYALQHAGRHAEAIAPYRRVLAVEPAWPSLKNNLAIAVRMTGGDDAEELALLEGAAAGAPSEPDAWINLVIARLRRHDLPGALDASAKALALAPDSPLALTNAAMAYKEAQRWDDAERASRRVIELEPGDASHRFNLALIRLARGDYASGWPAHELRWSGAPELRGKLPALPGPRWRGEPLAGKTLLVWGEQGMGDLLQFARFVPALAERVHREGGRLEWNAFPQMGDLLVRSLGAHVDGYRAGGGVDALPPFDYELALMSVPWMLGLGDALFGDTVPYLRADDAALARWRARFAESAQAGATPLRVGLAWTGSLAHQRNPFRRVGLDRYVAAFGGIGGVTFHSLQPGASADVAAARSAGFPIVDDTAELRTFDDTAAYVGALDLIVSVCTSVAHLGGALGRPTWVLLDVNPHWVWQLGRRDSPWYPSATLYRQREFARWEPVMDEVARDLRAWAQRAG, encoded by the coding sequence ATGTCCCTCGCTTCGCCCGGCCCGAACGTTCCGTTGCTGCCGCCCTTCGTCGCGATGCTTCGCCGGGCGCTCGACGCCCGCGGCGACGCGCGCGCGATCTGGCTCGAAGCCGCCGGCCTGCTGCATCCCGTTGACGACGGCGCGATCCATCGGCTGACGATGGCGCTCGTCGGCGACGGGCGCGCCGATGACGCGGTCGAACTCGCGCGCCTCTGCGACGCGCTCGCGCCGACGTCGCCCGCCGCCGCGTTCAACCACGGCTACGCGCTGCAGCACGCGGGGCGTCACGCGGAGGCGATCGCGCCGTACCGGCGCGTGCTGGCCGTCGAGCCCGCATGGCCGTCGCTGAAGAACAACCTCGCGATCGCCGTCCGGATGACGGGCGGCGACGACGCCGAGGAGCTCGCGCTGCTCGAAGGAGCGGCCGCCGGCGCGCCGTCCGAGCCCGATGCGTGGATCAATCTCGTTATCGCGCGGCTGCGCCGCCACGACCTGCCGGGCGCGCTCGACGCGTCGGCGAAGGCGCTCGCGCTCGCGCCCGACAGCCCGCTCGCGCTCACCAACGCGGCGATGGCGTACAAGGAGGCGCAGCGCTGGGACGACGCCGAGCGCGCGTCGCGGCGCGTCATCGAGCTTGAGCCCGGCGATGCGTCGCACCGCTTCAACCTCGCGCTGATCCGGCTCGCGCGCGGCGACTACGCGAGCGGTTGGCCGGCGCACGAACTGCGCTGGAGCGGCGCGCCCGAGCTGCGCGGCAAGCTGCCGGCGCTGCCCGGCCCGCGCTGGCGCGGCGAGCCGCTGGCCGGCAAGACGCTGCTCGTGTGGGGCGAGCAGGGCATGGGCGACCTGCTGCAGTTCGCGCGCTTCGTGCCGGCGCTCGCCGAGCGCGTGCATCGCGAAGGCGGCCGGCTCGAATGGAATGCGTTTCCGCAAATGGGTGATCTGCTCGTGCGCAGCCTCGGCGCGCACGTCGACGGCTATCGTGCGGGCGGCGGCGTCGACGCGCTGCCGCCGTTCGACTACGAGCTTGCGCTGATGAGCGTGCCGTGGATGCTCGGGCTCGGCGATGCGCTGTTCGGCGATACCGTCCCGTATCTGCGCGCCGACGACGCGGCGCTCGCGCGATGGCGCGCGCGCTTCGCCGAGTCCGCGCAGGCGGGGGCGACGCCGTTGCGCGTGGGGCTTGCGTGGACGGGCAGCCTCGCGCATCAGCGCAATCCGTTCAGGCGTGTCGGTCTCGACCGGTACGTCGCCGCGTTCGGCGGGATCGGCGGCGTGACGTTTCATTCGCTGCAGCCGGGCGCGTCGGCGGACGTCGCGGCAGCGCGCTCGGCGGGCTTTCCGATCGTCGACGACACGGCCGAGCTGCGCACGTTCGACGATACGGCCGCCTACGTCGGCGCGCTCGATCTGATCGTGAGCGTCTGCACGTCGGTTGCGCATCTGGGCGGCGCGCTCGGGCGCCCGACGTGGGTGCTGCTCGACGTCAATCCGCACTGGGTGTGGCAGCTCGGGCGGCGCGACAGCCCGTGGTATCCGAGCGCGACGCTGTATCGTCAGCGCGAGTTCGCGCGCTGGGAGCCGGTGATGGACGAGGTGGCGCGCGATCTGCGCGCATGGGCGCAGCGCGCGGGCTGA